AGCACAGGCGCCACGTGGCTTCTCTGGGGTACGATGCCATGCTGGTGGGTACCGCGCTTATGCGGGGCGGCGAGCCGTGCAAGGCTTTGCAGGCCCTGCTGGGCTGACCGCACTGCGGTGCGGCACGCAGAATTAACGGCAAGGAGACGTCATGTTGGACAAGGAAATCTTCATCAAGGTGTGCGGCATAACCAGCCAGCATGATGCGGACCTGTGCGTGGAGTTTGATGCGGACTTCATAGGCTTCATCTTTCACGCAAGCAGCCCGCGTTGTGTCACGGTGGAGCAGGTGCGCGCCATAGAAACGCCCACGCTCATGCGCACCGGCGTGTTCACGGACCAGAGCGTGGACGAGGTTAAGCGCATTATGCAGCACGCGCGCCTTAATCTGGCGCAGTTGCACGGCGACCAGGACCCGGAGTTCTGCAAGGCGCTGGGCAGGACAAGGGTGATGAAGGTTTTCTGGCCGTCACGCTACGCCACGCGGCAGGAACTGGAGGCGGATATGGAGCGGTTTGCTCCCTACTCCCGCTTTTACCTGTTCGACGCGGGCAGCGGGGGCGGCGGGCATGGCACCGAACAGGACTGGTCCTTCCTTGCCGGACTGCGCGGCATAAAGACGTGGTTCATCGCCGGAGGGCTTGGGCCGCACAATCTGAAGCAGGCCATTATGGGCTGCAATCCGTGCGGGCTGGACCTTAACTCCGGCGTGGAGAGTGCGCCCGGCGTGAAAAGCGCGGAAAAACTCAAGGCCGTGTTCGACATGGTGCACGGGCCGCTGGTGCCGTAACCGGCGCGGACCCGGTGCTGCCGTGCGATGCGGCGGACAATCTATACTGTAGCGGACAGGTGAGTCATGAAAAAAGGATACTTCGGCGACTTTGGCGGCCAGTTTGTGGCGGAATTGCTTATTCCCCCGCTGCGCGAACTGGAGCACGCCTACGAAACCATTGTGCGTTCGCAGGGGTTTCAGGATGAATTCAACGCCCTGCTCAAGGATTACGTGGGACGCAAAAGTCCCCTTACCCTGTGCCCCACGCTTTCCCGGGAACTGGGGTTCAACCTCTGGCTCAAGCGTGAGGACCTGAACCACACCGGCTCCCACAAGATTAACAACACCCTCGGTCAGGCCCTGCTGACCAAATATATGGGCAAACCCGCCCTGCTTACGGAAACAGGCGCAGGCATGAACGGCGTGGCCACCGCCACGGCGGCCCGTGCGCTGGATCTTGAGTGTATTGTGTTCATGGGAGCCACGGACGTGGCGCGCCAGTCGCACAACGTGCGCAGAATGCAGTTGCTCGGTGCGCGGCTGGTTCCGGTGGAGAGCGGCACCAAGACCCTTAAGGACGCCATTAACGAGGCGCTGCGCTTCTGGATAGCAGAGCAGCGGACCCACCACTATTGCTTCGGTACGGCGGCGGGGCCGCACCCCTTTCCCACGCTGGTGCGCGAGTTTCAGGCCGTGGTGGGGCGTGAGGCGCGAGAGCAGATTCTGGAAAAGACGGGAGAGCTTCCCTACGCCGTGGTTGCCTGCGTGGGGGGCGGTTCCAACGCCATAGGGGCGTTTCACGCCTTTGTGCCCGATGCGGCGGTGCGTCTTGTGGGCGTGGAGGCGGCGGGTACAGGCGAGCCGGAGTGCCATAATTCGGCCCCGCTCAATCTGGGCAGCCCCGGCGTGCTGCACGGGCAGATGACCATGCTGCTGCAGGATGAAGACGGCCAGATACTGCCATCGCACTCGGTGGCTGCAGGGCTGGATTATCCCGGCGTAGGGCCGGAACATGCCCACCTGCACGCCAGTGGGCGCGCCGAATATGGTACCGTGAACGATGCGCAGGCCCTTGCCGCCTTTATGAAGCTGACCCGTTCGGAGGGCATAATGCCCGCTCTGGAAAGCGCGCACGCCGTGGCGTGGGTGCTGGAAAACCGGGAGAGCATTCCGCGCGGGGCCAACGTCATCGTGAACCTTTCCGGGCGCGGCGACAAGGATATGGATATCATTGAGCAGAATATCGGCCACAGTTTTGCCGAACTGGGATAGGGGGCAGGCATGAAGACTTCACGACTGACGGAACGGATTCGCAGGGCCAACAAGGCGGGCCGCAAGGCGCTCATCCCCTTCCTTCCCGGCGGGTTTCCGGACCGGGAAAGCTTCTGGAAGCATCTGGAGGCGCTGGATGCGGGCGGGGCGGACATCATAGAGGTGGGCGTGCCTTTTTCCGATCCCTGCGCCGACGGGCCGGTGGTGGAACAGGCATCCATACAGGCATTGGAAAACGGTGCTTCCCTGCGCTGGCTGCTGCAAGGGCTTGCCGCCCGTGCAGGGCGTTTTCAGGCCGAACTGGTGCTTATGGGCTACCTGAATCCCTTCTTGCAGTACGGGTTCGGGCGGCTGGCGGAAGATGCGCAGGCAGCGGGTGTTTCCGGGTTCATCATCCCTGACCTGCCGCTGGATGAAGACGCTCCCTACCGCACGGTGCTGCAGGAGCGGGGCATGGCCCTTGTGCCGCTGGTGGGGCTGAATACGGATGAGGAACGCATGCGCGCCTATGCGCAGGTGGCCATGGGATATGTGTATGTGGTTTCCGTGCTGGGCACCACGGGGGCGCGGGAGAGTTTTCCCGCAGAACTCGCGCAGGCACTGGCCCGTGCGCGGAAGGCGTTTGACCTGCCTGTCGCGCTGGGGTTCGGCATACGGGAACCGGCGCAGCTGCAGATTTTTGGTGACAGCATAGATGCGGTTATCTTCGGCAGTGCGCTTATCACTCATATACGCCAGACAGGGGATACCGCAGGGTTCATGGCCCGCTGGGCCTAGGCTGCGCTGTTCTGCAATACGGGCCGGAACTACGCAGGGGTTCCGGCCTTTTTCTTGTGGCGGGGGCCGCCGGCAGGTGTTGGCAGAGGCGGCTTACAACCCCTTCCCACGGTTGAATAATTCGGCTATCGTCGTGCCATGCCAGACATGCTACGCCGTAAGTTCGTCATTCAGGGACAGGTGCAGGGCGTGGGGTTTCGCCCCTTCGTCTATCGCATTGCGCTGGACAACGGCGTGACGGGCACGGTGAGCAACACCTCCGAGGGAGTGTTCATTGAGGCGCAGGGAGTGCCGGACGCCGTGGAAAGGTTCGGGCGTGACCTGCACGACAAACTGCCCCCGCTGGCGCAGGTGGTGAGCCGCACGGAACACGACTTGCCTGCCGTGGACGGGGAAGAGACGTTTGTCATTGTTGCCAGCACGGGCGGAAGCGGCAACACGGTGCTCATAAGCGCGGACGTGGCCACCTGTGCCGACTGCCTTTCGGACATGGCCGACCCTGCCAATCCGCGCTACCTGTATCCCTTTACCAACTGCACCAACTGCGGCCCCCGGTATACCATTACCCGTGCCATTCCCTACGACCGGTCGCAGACCTCCATGGCGTGCTTTCCCCTGTGCGCTTCCTGCCGCGCGGAGTACGAAAATCCGCTGGACCGCCGGTTTCACGCGCAGCCCAATGCCTGCCCTGTGTGCGGACCGCAGGTGTGGCTGACCACGGCAGACGGGGCTGAGGTGTGCCGCCATACGGAAGCCGTGCGCCAGACCGCCAAGGCACTGAGCAAGGGTGCCCTTGCCGCCATTAAGGGACTGGGCGGCTTTCACCTTGCCTGCGATGCCACAAGCGAGGCGGCGGTAACCGCCCTGCGCACCCGGAAAAACCGCTGGGGCAAACCCCTTGCCGTGATGGTGCCGGATGTGGAGACCGCGCGGCAACTGGCCACGGTGACAGAGGCGGAAGCCGCGACGATGCAGGGGCGCGAACGGCCCATAGTGCTGTGCCGCGCGCTGGAGAATACCCCCCTTGCGGCGCAGGTTATGCCGGATACGCACCATGTGGGCATTATGCTGCCCTACACGCCGCTGCACCATGTGCTGTTCGGTTTTCTGAGGGAGTTTTCCTCCGGGCAGGTGCCTGCGCTGGTCATGACCTCCGGCAACATGAGCAGCGAGCCCATTGCGCTGGGCAACCGCGAGGCGTTGCGGCGGCTGGCGGGCATTGCCGATATCTTTCTGCTGCACAACCGCGATATTCTTATCCGCACCGATGATTCCGTGCTCCGCGTGCATCCCGGTACGCGGGAGCGCCAGTTTTTCCGCCGTGCGCGCGGGTTCACACCCGCTCCGGTGTTTCTGGAGGGAGAAGGCCCCTGTGTGCTCGGCGCGGGGCCGGAACTGAAGAACACCCTGTGCTACACGCGCGGCGCGCAGGCCTTTGTATCGCAGCACATAGGCGACATGCAGAATCTGGAAACGT
This region of Desulfovibrio psychrotolerans genomic DNA includes:
- the trpA gene encoding tryptophan synthase subunit alpha, translated to MKTSRLTERIRRANKAGRKALIPFLPGGFPDRESFWKHLEALDAGGADIIEVGVPFSDPCADGPVVEQASIQALENGASLRWLLQGLAARAGRFQAELVLMGYLNPFLQYGFGRLAEDAQAAGVSGFIIPDLPLDEDAPYRTVLQERGMALVPLVGLNTDEERMRAYAQVAMGYVYVVSVLGTTGARESFPAELAQALARARKAFDLPVALGFGIREPAQLQIFGDSIDAVIFGSALITHIRQTGDTAGFMARWA
- a CDS encoding phosphoribosylanthranilate isomerase, whose translation is MLDKEIFIKVCGITSQHDADLCVEFDADFIGFIFHASSPRCVTVEQVRAIETPTLMRTGVFTDQSVDEVKRIMQHARLNLAQLHGDQDPEFCKALGRTRVMKVFWPSRYATRQELEADMERFAPYSRFYLFDAGSGGGGHGTEQDWSFLAGLRGIKTWFIAGGLGPHNLKQAIMGCNPCGLDLNSGVESAPGVKSAEKLKAVFDMVHGPLVP
- the trpB gene encoding tryptophan synthase subunit beta; translation: MKKGYFGDFGGQFVAELLIPPLRELEHAYETIVRSQGFQDEFNALLKDYVGRKSPLTLCPTLSRELGFNLWLKREDLNHTGSHKINNTLGQALLTKYMGKPALLTETGAGMNGVATATAARALDLECIVFMGATDVARQSHNVRRMQLLGARLVPVESGTKTLKDAINEALRFWIAEQRTHHYCFGTAAGPHPFPTLVREFQAVVGREAREQILEKTGELPYAVVACVGGGSNAIGAFHAFVPDAAVRLVGVEAAGTGEPECHNSAPLNLGSPGVLHGQMTMLLQDEDGQILPSHSVAAGLDYPGVGPEHAHLHASGRAEYGTVNDAQALAAFMKLTRSEGIMPALESAHAVAWVLENRESIPRGANVIVNLSGRGDKDMDIIEQNIGHSFAELG
- the hypF gene encoding carbamoyltransferase HypF, translating into MPDMLRRKFVIQGQVQGVGFRPFVYRIALDNGVTGTVSNTSEGVFIEAQGVPDAVERFGRDLHDKLPPLAQVVSRTEHDLPAVDGEETFVIVASTGGSGNTVLISADVATCADCLSDMADPANPRYLYPFTNCTNCGPRYTITRAIPYDRSQTSMACFPLCASCRAEYENPLDRRFHAQPNACPVCGPQVWLTTADGAEVCRHTEAVRQTAKALSKGALAAIKGLGGFHLACDATSEAAVTALRTRKNRWGKPLAVMVPDVETARQLATVTEAEAATMQGRERPIVLCRALENTPLAAQVMPDTHHVGIMLPYTPLHHVLFGFLREFSSGQVPALVMTSGNMSSEPIALGNREALRRLAGIADIFLLHNRDILIRTDDSVLRVHPGTRERQFFRRARGFTPAPVFLEGEGPCVLGAGPELKNTLCYTRGAQAFVSQHIGDMQNLETYGFYQEIAEHMAAVLQVRPQAVVRDLHPDYLSTRFAEEYGQRHGVPVLTLQHHYAHIHSVLAENRYEGPALGLALDGTGYGEDGTIWGGELLYVDTVELEHERVGQLALMPLPGGEAAIREPWRIAQGLLWNLGVHEPDTRQWTWWESFAQAASFLPQVLERRINTPMTSSCGRLFDAVAAMLGVCHTVTYEGQAAIMLEKIQDFSVTEGYGCPVLTDVQPAVLDTHTLFMQAYLDWCMEVPASVIARRFHLGLIRGAADLAAMAAEVLGIHSVGLSGGVMQNRTVSIELPEALRVRGLTPLVHGHLPPNDGCISLGQAAWGRKMLL